Genomic segment of Peribacillus frigoritolerans:
CTAAGTTACGGGCCCTTGCTTTATCCACACGGTAGAAGCGGTCGAAAATTTTATCAATGACGTTTTTCGGGATACCCACTCCTTGATCTGTAATGCTCACAATGATAAAGCCATCAGATGCCCTGACGCGGAAAGTCACTTGACCCCCTTCAGGCGAGTACTTTAATGAGTTGGAGATTACATTATAGAGAACCTGGGTAATTTTATCTTCATCAATATCCACAAAATAAGCTTCCTTCGGCAAATCACGCTTAAACGTGATGTCATCATTTTTCGTCATTTCAAAACGATCGATGATGTGGTCATAGAATTTATTGAAATTCACCCAGCCTGTTTTAAGCCTGTAATCTTTACTGTCCATTTTCGAAAGCTGTAACAGATCATTAACAAGCCTGATCATTCGCTCCGTTTCATTTTGGGTCACACTTAAAAAGGATGGAGCGATTTCCTCGTCCTTCCATGCACCTTCAGCCAATGCCTCCAGGTAACTTCTCATCGTCGTTAGCGGAGTTCGCAGTTCATGTGATACATTGGCAACAAATTCCCTGCGTTCACTCTCGATTTTCTCTTGCTCTGTTATATCATGCAAAACAGTAATCAAACCATTAACGAATCCCGTTTCCTTTTGAATGACCGAAAAGTTCCCCCTCAAAATGAAAGGCCGATTTTTTTTGCTGTAATCAAGGATTACGGACTCTCGCTCTTCCAGTAAATCATCAAATTTATATTCTTCTTCAAGACCCAAAACCTCAATGATCGGTTGATTCATGACGGTTTCACGCGAGACATTCAATAATTGTGCCGCAGGTTCATTAATCAAGTTCACCCGACCGCGCCTGTCCGTTGAAATTACGCCATCCGTCATATTGGCCAGTACAGATGATAGCTTCCGCCGCTCTCCTTCTGTACTTGATTGCGACTCTTGAAGCTTTTTGGTCAAATTATTGAAAGTGACGGCAAGCTGGCCAATTTCATCATCGCCATATACCCTGACTTTTCTGGAGAAATTCCCTTTTGCCATCACCAGGGCCTGTTTTCTCATATCAGACATTGGTCTAGTGATCGTTCGTGCGAGCAGGATCCCCAAGATCGCCGTAATGACTAAGGCGATGGCCGTACCCGTCATGAAGATGCTATTGATTTCATCCATCTGCTCAAAGACATTTTCCATCTCAGCTATTACATAGACGGCACCAATGACCTCCCCATTTGCTTCAACGGGTGTCGAAAGGACCCAGAGCCGCCTGCCTGTTTTCTTATCCCGAAATATATCATTATCTTCTTTTCCATAAATGAGCGTATTCTTGATAAGGACCTCTGTTGTCTTCTTCCCTACAATATCCTGGTTACCTCGGGCTGAAGTACCGATCACGCGTCTGCTGCGGGTGTCGATGACACGTACTTCCGAAATATCATTCGATGAATTATCCCGGTCTTTCAATATCGTATCAATCGCTTCTTCGAGGGTTGGATCTTCCTCTCCCCTCTCTTTTTCCATTTCTTCACCAATGCTGTAGGTAAGCAGGTTAACGTGGCCTTTTATTGATTTCGTAAAGTTCCCGACAAGATTTTCTTCCAATTCCCCAACAAAATATACCCCGATTATTTGCATCGCCACGAAAATGAGCAAAACATAAATCAGAACAAATTTAAAATGGATTGAGCGAAAAAAACCAACCTTTTTCATAGAAACTACTCCTGTTCAGGGTTACGCAGGTAATAACCGACCCCTCTTCTAGTTACAATCCAGCCAGGATGGCTTGGATTGTCTTCAATCTTCTCACGAAGACGTCTGACCGTTACATCGACCGTCCGCACATCCCCGAAATAATCATAGCCCCACACGGTTTGCAATAAGTGCTCCCTTGTCATGACCTGACCGATGTGCTTCGCTAAGTAATGAAGCAACTCAAATTCGCGATGCGTCAATTCAATCGTATCGCCCCGCTTGGATACCACATAGGCATCCGGATGGATTGTGAGCGTTCCTATCGTAATTTCCTTCGGTTCATTTTCTTGATCGGGAACCGGAACAGCTTGCTGACGTCTTAGGTTCGCCTTAACGCGGGCAATTATTTCCCGGGTACTAAAAGGCTTTGTCACATAGTCGTCTGCACCAAGCTCCAATCCTAAGACCTTATCTATCTCTGAATCTTTTGCCGTTAACATGATGATCGGCGTTTCATACTTCTTTCTTACTTCCCTGCAAACTTCCATCCCATCGCGCTGCGGCAGCATGATATCAAGTAAAATCAAATCAGGTTGCCGTTCTTCTACCATTTTGAGGGCTTCATTGCCATCATAAGCACAAAAAACTTCATAGCCTTCTTTTTTTAGATTGAATTGTAATATATCAGCAATTGGCTTTTCGTCATCCACTACCAGAATCTTTTTATCCATGTACTTATCTCCTTTTTAATAACTGAACTGAATCTATTAAAAACCGTGTCCTTATCCGGGACCTCATTCACTTTTCCTCTGCTTGCACCAATCTTCGCAACCTGTTTCAGCAAAGTTATATATATATACCCAATAAAAGGGGCTGAACACCGGAATGAAAGCAAATTGTCTCTATTCTACTTTATCATTTTATAGGCATTAAATCACCTTTTTCCTATTATTCTCATCTATGTATGAAGCAGAAGAAGTCTTCGAATATTTTTCGAAGACTTCCACCGGTTACTGACTTATATAGTTTAGCGGATTAATGAGAGATCCATTTTTATATATTTCAAAATGGAGGTGGACACCAGTCGAGTGCCCTGTTGAACCCATCATGCCGATTTTCATGCCTTTTTCAACCTTTTGTCCTGCTTTTACATCTATTGAATCCAAATGGGCATACACTGTCTTATACCCGTTATTATGATTGATCGTTATCTTATTTCCATATCCTCCGGAGTTTCCGGCAGTTTCGATTATCCCATGATCTGCTGCCGTTATGGTCCTGGTGGTCGGACGGGCAATATCAATACCTTTATGAAGTTTCCCCCAGCGCTGGCCCTGCTTACTGGAAATATAACCCCCATCTGCAGGCCATGAATATGTACCGCTTCCCTGTGAAGGAATGACCTTGGTGCCTTTTCTGGTGATTTCCGTTTCGGCTTTTTCCGTGACTTCTTTTTTTACGATCGTTTCACTGATTTTCTTTCCGTTTGTTTCAGTTACATTATAGGTGAACGCAAGAATCCCCTCATTCCCCATTTGATCAGTAATGATTTCGCCCTTTGGAAGTTCGTCATCCTCCTTCACTTTCTTTTGAAAAGGAATTCTCTCTTCTTTAAATACTTCTCTTTCTACCATTACGTTCACATAGGGGGTACGCTCGGTCACATAGAGACGCTCGCCCTCTTTAATACCTTTATTCTCATCCTGTCCCGGATTCAGCTCCAGCAGTTGATCCAGGTCCATATCATGGCTAGTGGCAATGGCTTCAAGATCTTCATCTTCCTTAGCCTCATAGATCGTCGTTTCTTCCTTTCCTTCTTCTATCATGGAAAGGGTTTCATCGACGCTCTTGATTTCGTCTGGATATACCATTGTATTTATAGACGTAACTGGAAGTGAAAATTCGATGTCCAGAATTCTGCTTCCTGGCTCTTTTAACGGATCCGCATCTTTTTCACTTTCTTTTTTACCTGATTCGTATTCAGCGTATTCCTCTTCATCTACATATAATAAAGTGATTTTCTCCAGAACATCCTCGGCATCTTCCTTTGACGCAACGTAAGCGACCGCCTGATTATCTATGTCGATTTCATACGCCTCTGCCTTCACATTCAACTGATCTTGAATTCCCTTAACAGCCTGATCCTCTTTTACCTCTTCATCGAATACCTCTTCAGGTACAAAAGTCAGCTGTTTCTCCTTATCGAATGTAAAGTCAGGATAATCTTCCTGTGCTTCTTCCACTTTATCGGCTACGATCTTTTCGATTTCCGTTTCATCCGTGACACTTCCGACGAACTCATCGTTAAGATAAACATGCTGTATGGTTGCAGTTTCCGATAGCCCAGCAGCAGTTGCCCGATTTCCTGCAAGCACTAAAATGACGGAAACCATCAACAGGATGATCCCCTTACCTTTTGAGCTAAACATATATTGTCCTCCTTAACGGCTCAGTCACCAATTAAGAAACTAATCAAATTTATTTTGAGTTTTATTAGTCCAATTTAAATATCCACATGCTCATGACTGATTGCTATAATGATTTTTATCACTCATAACTCTACCATATTAAGAAAAAAAACAAGAAACAGACTTCATAATGTAATAGAACTGTATAAATGGTGACAACATGTACCAATAAATATGGTAGTGGGAAAGGTTCAATAAACTGCGGAAAAAGGGGTGGACCTAAGCCCAGTAAGGTTAATAGCGAGTTATATGACAAATTGGTCCAAATTGGTATGTTACAAATCGTTAACAATCTATTAACAGTATTTCATTCAAAATACATCTGAATGCAAACAAAAAAACGCCCTAAAGGAAAGGCGTTTATAAAAGGATGGCTCAGGACGGAATCGAACCGCCGACACAAGGATTTTCAGTCCTTTGCTCTACCGACTGAGCTACTGAGCCAAATATTCTATTTTAGAATAAAAATAAAATGGCGGTCCCGACGGGAATCGAACCCGCGATCTCCTGCGTGACAGGCAGGCATGTTAACCGCTACACCACGGGACCAGTAAAGCATTTATATATAAAGAAGTGACCCATACGGGATTCGAACCCGTGTTACCGCCGTGAAAGGGCGGTGTCTTAACCGCTTGACCAATGGGCCGGAAAAAATGGTGAGCCATGAAGGATTCGAACCTTCGACCCTCTGATTAAAAGTCAGATGCTCTACCAACTGAGCTAATGGCTCGTTCTAATGAAATGTTTCTTTGCATGATGTGAACTTAACATCTGCAGCTTGTTAATGGCTTGTTCTATTGTGACGACGCTTTTGATAATATCATGGTTAGTATAGTTTAGGCAATAGTTTTTTGAAATAAAATTATTTTTTTCTTATCTTTTTCATTTTCCCTACAGTTTAACCCATTCATTCGGTATCCCGGACCTCCCGAATGTGACAGATGATGCATTAATCTAAATAACAAAAGAAGAGCCGGCAAAAAAAGCCAGCTCTTTTTTCATGAATTACGCTAGACGCCAAGGGCTTCTCACGACATTAGTTTGGTTACGGTCAGGACCGACAGAGAAAGTAGTCAAAGGAATGCCTACCAATTGAGATACGCGCTCTACATAGTGGCGAGCGTTCTCTGGAAGTTCATCCAATGATTTGCAGCCTGTGATGTCTTCTGACCAGCCTGGCAGCTCTTCATAGACTGGTTTACATTCGCCAATCGCTTTCAAAGTTGCTGGAACCTCATGAATGATCTCGCCTTTGTAGTCATAAGCCACACAAATTTTGACCGTATCAAGACCTGATAATACGTCAATCGAGTTCAATGATAAATCGGTAATCCCGCTGACACGGCGAGCATGGCGAACGACAACAGCGTCAAACCAGCCTACACGGCGAGGTCTCCCCGTAGTCGTACCATATTCCCGGCCAATTTCCCGGATTTGGTTGCCGACTTCATCATGTAATTCTGTAGGGAAAGGACCATCGCCCACACGGCTTGTATATGCTTTACATACTCCAACCACATGGTTGATTTTCGTAGGACCTACACCAGAACCGATCGTAACTCCACCTGCAACCGGGTTAGATGAAGTGACGAATGGGTATGTTCCTTGATCGATATCAAGCATAACACCTTGTGCCCCTTCGAATAATACCCGTTTTCCTTCATCAAGTGCGTCATTCAATACAACGGATGTATCACAAACATATTTCTGCACTTGTTGTCCGTACTCATAGTATTCTTCCAAGATATCTTCGATTTTGAAACCTTCCGTTTCATAGAAACGTTCGAACATACGGTTTTTTTCGACAAGATTTTGAGATAATTTTTCCTCGAAAATTTCACGGTCCAAAAGGTCTGCCATGCGGATTCCGTTACGAGCAGCTTTGTCCATATATGCAGGGCCGATTCCCTTTTTAGTCGTTCCAATTTTGTTGGCGCCTTTACGGTCTTCTTCGACTTCATCCAATTTGATATGGTAAGGAAGAATGACATGTGCACGGTTCGAGATACGAAGATTATCCGTACTCACCCCATGGCTATGTAAATAAGCAAGCTCCTCTACAAGAGCTTTTGGATCAACCACCATACCATTTCCAATGACACAAATCTTATCACTATAAAAAATCCCTGACGGAATTAAATGCAGTTTATAGGTAACGCCGTTAAATTTTATTGTATGCCCTGCATTATTTCCACCTTGATAACGAGCGATGGCTTCCGCATTCTGGGATAGAAAATCTGTTATTTTACCTTTACCTTCGTCTCCCCATTGTGTACCGACTACTACAACTGATGACATCTGAATAAAGCACCTCCAAAGGTTCACGTAATACCGATCATTAACCGGTTCTTATCAAACAAACCTATTTTATCAATAATCCAAACTGGAAGTCAATACAAAATCCGAACAATAAACTTTTTAAAAAATTCTTTGTTCGTAAATATAAGAAATTTCTTTCCGTTTTTTTTGGATTGTCAAACATTATTGTACCCTCTGATTTCTTTTTCTATTATCATAACGGCCTTTCTTTTTCCCGAAACAGAGAAAGCCCGCCATCACATGAATGGCAGGCAGTTTTCTATGCGCCGGGAGACATCGAATCATCATCGAAGCGGCGTTCGAGGTTAACGAATTTATTATATTCTTTCACGAATGCAAGCGAAACCGTGCCTACCGGACCATTACGCTGTTTCGCTATAATGATTTCAATGATATTTTTATTCTCGGATTCTTTATCATAATAATCATCACGGTATAAGAATGCTACGATATCAGCATCTTGCTCGATACTCCCGGATTCCCGGATATCAGACATCATCGGGCGCTTATCCTGACGTTGCTCCACTCCCCGCGATAGCTGGGAAAGGGCGATGACGGGCACTTTAAGTTCACGGGCGAGCGCTTTGAGTGAACGTGAAATCTCGGATACCTCTTGCTGACGGTTGTCGCCTGAACGACCATCGCCTTGAATTAACTGCAGGTAATCGATCAATATCATGCCAAGGCCATGTTCCTGCTTCAAACGACGGCATTTTGAACGGATTTCACCAATCCTCACACCAGGGGTATCATCGATATAAATGCCGGCATTCGACAAGCTTCCCATCGCCATCGTCAGTTTACGCCAATCCTCATCAGTTAAGGAACCTGTCCGTAAATTCTGGGCGTTGATATTCCCTTCAGCACAGAGCATACGCATAACGAGCTGCTCTGCACCCATTTCAAGACTGAAAATCGCTACATTCTCCTCCGTTTTGGTAGCAACGTTTTGAGCGATATTCAATGCAAAAGCGGTTTTACCAACCGAAGGACGGGCACCCACTATAATGAGGTCATTACGTTGGAACCCTGCTGTCATTCGATCCAGTTCAGCAAACCCTGTCGGTATTCCCGTGACATCCCCTTTACGGGTAGTCAAGACTTCTATGTTATCGTACGTCGCTACCAATACATCTTTAATATTTTGAAAAGACCCGGAATTTTTACGCTGGGCCACTTCCATGATCGTTTTTTCTGCTTCCCCGAGCAGCTCCTCGACCTCGTCCTCGCGACTGTAGCCTTCCTGAGCGATGTTGGTCGCTGTCCTGATCAAACGACGCAGCAATGACTTCTCCTCGACGATGCGGGCATAATATTCAATATTGGCCGCGGTAGGCACCGATCCGGCCAATTCACTTAAATAAGAAACACCGCCAACTTCTTCAAGGTTTTTTGTCGCAGCCAGTTCCTCTGTCACCGTAATCAAATCGACAGCTTTTCCTTCGTCATTCAATTTAAGCATCACATTAAAAATCTTTTGATGAGAGCTTCTGTAAAAGTCTTCCGGAATCAAAACTTCCGATGTAACGGTCAATGAAGAGGGCTCTAGAAAAATGGCTCCCAGTACAGCCTGTTCGGCTTCTATATTTTGAGGGGGAATCCTATCCTGAAATTGTTCTATCATATCTTAAAACCTCCCAATCTAAGAGGATACCTTTTATATGTTTCTAGTAAAAAAGAAAAAAGTGAAAGGACAACATGCCCAATCACATTTTTCGTCTATCTCTATTTTATCAATTTTTCACAGATATGAAACAGCTAAAATTAGTTAATTTCTTTCACATGCACAGTCAGTGTCGCAGTGACCTCAGGATGAAGCTTGACTGGAAGCTTTGTATGCCCTAAAGAACGGATGCCGTCAGCAAGCTCCATTTTACGTTTATCTATCTTGATACCGTGTTTTTTCTGAAGCTCCGAGGCAATTTGTTTAGTCGTGATTGAACCGAACAAACGCCCGCCCTCACCGGCTTTGGCTGATAGTTCAACCGTTAACTTCTCTAGCTGCACTTTCAATTCTTCAGCTTGCTGCAGCTCTTCCGCTGCAAGTGATTCTTCTTTATTTTTCTGGGCTTCCAAAGTTTTCACATTTGAATTATTTGCTTCAACCGCCAATCCTTGTTTAAGCAGGAAATTATGTGCATAACCATCTGCAACATTTTTAACTTCCCCTTTTTTCCCTTTACCTTTTACGTCTTTAAGAAATATCACTTTCATTCTTTATGTCCCCCTTCTAAATATTCATCAATAGCTGCTTTCAATCGACTTTCGGCTTCATTAATGGAGCATACCTGCTGAGTGGCTGCATTTGTTAGATGTCCGCCTCCATTCAACATTTCCATGATCACCTGTACATTGATATCACCGAGTGAGCGCGCACTTATGCCAACTGTATCATCAGATCGCTTAGCCATTACAAAGGAAGCGACAACGCCATCCATGGTCAATAGTGTGTCCGCAGCCTGAGCAATGAGCACCTGATTATGAACCTGATCGGTTTTTGCCGCTGCAATGGCAATTCCCTTTTTATAAAAGATGACTTCTTCAATGAGCTTCGAACGTTTGATATAGGTGTCCACGTCTTCTTTTAAGAATTTCTGGACAAGTACCGTATCAGCTCCATGCGCCCTTAGATAAGAGGCGGCATCGAAAGTGCGTGAACCCGTTCTCAAGGTGAAGCTTTTCGTATCGACGATGATACCTGCAAGAAGCGCCGTCGACTCCAGCATATCAATCTTTGAGCGTTTCGGCTGATATTCAAGCAGTTCGGTCACAAGTTCTGCCGTTGAAGAGGCATATGGCTCCATATAGACGAGCAATGAGTTCTTGATGAACTCCTCACCCCGGCGATGATGATCGATGACCACAACCTTATCGATCCTATTCAATAACCGCTCTTCAATTACCATGGAAGGTTTATGCGTATCAACCACAACCAGCAACGTCTCATCCGTAATCATTTCAAATGCATCATCAGGTGTTATGAACCGGGCATACAGCTCTTCTTTATTTTTGATCTCTTCCATTAAACGAAGGACGCTGCTATCGAGCTGCTGGGTGTTGATGACAATATAACCTTCACGTTCATTCATTTGGGCAACCTTCAAGATGCCGATTGCTGAACCGATTGCGTCCATATCCGGGTTTTTATGGCCCATGACAATGACTTTATCGCTATCAAGTACTATATCCTTCAATGCATGCGAAATAACACGGGCACGGACCCTCGTGCGTTTTTCCATCGGATTGGTTTTGCCGCCATAGAATTTCACTTTTCCATTCGCTTGCTTTATGGCCACCTGATCGCCGCCACGTCCTAAAGCGAGATCCAAGCTGGACTGTGCAAGCGTACCTAGTTCCGGCAAGGATGACACGGCCGAGCCGACACCGATGCTCAAGGTCAATGGTACATTTTGCTTGGCCGTCGTTTCCCTGATTTCATCCAAAATCGAGAATTTCCCCTTTTCAAGCTGCTGAAGGATATGCTCATTAAAGACAGCGATGAATCGTTCCGAGGAAACCCGTTTAAAGAAAACGCCATTATCCCTTGCCCATTTATCAAGAAGTGAGGTAACCAAGCTATTAATGCTGCTTTTGCGCTGATCATCCATACCCTGGGTCAAATCATCATAGTTATCAAGAAGAATGATCGCAATTGCCGTTCGCTCATCTTCATATAATTTCTCGATTTCCACTTGCTCAGTCACATCAAAAAAGTAAAGAAGCCTCTCATCACGCTTATGGACCACCTTGAATTTCCGATCGTGGAGCGTAAGTGTCTCTGTCTCGATCTCTTGCTTGATTAACGGTACTATCGAGTCCGCAACATCGTATAGCGATCTTCCTGCCAAGGAGTCTTCACTAAAACAAGAAGCCAGGAATGGATTGGTCCATTCAATGTAATAATCCTCATTAAAGAGCATGATCCCAATCGGCATTTCCAATAACGCTTCTTCGCCTACCTTCTTTAAACGGTAAGATAAAGTCGTTATATACTCTTCTGTCTTCCGTTGCTTTTTTTCTACCATTCTTAATGTTAAATAAAATAAACCAGCAAGAATCAATAATCCAACAAGTGCAATAACCCAATTATAATAAGCCAGGACGCCCAAAAGTAAAACGACCGCGGCGAGCACCCCATACAATGGGGACTTAATCGAGTATTCTTTCAAATAAGATGGCATAGTTTCAGCTCCTAAAAGCATCTGTTTTACAAAAAAGTCTTCTATTCCTTTTTCTTGATTGTCTCCCTAAACGGAAAGCCTAAATCTATTATACCTAAAAATCGGACGGCCGTCGTAATAATCGGAATCGGCAGAAGCAAAGAAAAAACCACGATTAAAACCGGTATCGCCTTAACCCATGACTTAACATGAGCGATATAGAATATCAGGGAATACCCTTGTAATAATATGAAGAACTGCAGTATGAAAAATAGGTTCGTTATGGCCATATATACAAAACTGTTCTTGTCCGTATTCACAAAAAGAGCAAGAAGCATCGTAATTAAATAATACCATAAAAGGCTTTTCGGGAGTCGCAGATCTCGAAAATGGGGCCATTTTAACGCCTTATCACTGAATCTCTTCACAATGGGGTGCGCCGCAAAGAAAATCAATAAAACCATGATGACGGACATCAAGACGAACAAACTTGGCATCAGCGTGTTCATCATATCGATTGATTCATACATCTGCTTTTTGACTTGTTCCGTCGGTGCCTGTCCAAAAGAATCCATGATGCCGATTGTATTTCCAATGGACCCCTCAAGAATGTTCATCGATTCTTCTATGTAATTAACATCCGTTATCAAAACTGAAGCTGCATATATTAATAAAATGCCCCCCAGAAAGACAAGGACTGCACTTATGAACATAGGTGCCATCGGTTTGTCCTTTTTCAAAAAATAGCCGATCGCAATTCCCGTTGCCCCCATGAGCAAGGTCAGGGGAACAGACAATATCGTCCCGATGAGGATCGACAATAACGAGGCTACAAATAAGTAACCAAGGCTCCACGATAACTTTTGTTTGATTGTGACCAGTATGAATGGAATGGGTAAAAAGAAAGCAGTGAAAATACCCAATAGTGGGATTTGAATGGTGATGAACAATAAAATGCAATATAGTGCCAGAAGTGCTCCGCCCTCGGCAATTCGTCTCCCGCTATTCATCTTTATTTTACCCCCTGTTATTATTGATGTCTTATCTCCATCTTTATATTGTATCCGTTACGGCCAGGATATTTCAAACATCACAGTCTTTTTTAGGATATGATTATTTTTTCTGAGGAAAGCGCCCGGATAACTTCCTTCTGAAATAAAAAAAACCGCAATTCAGCAGTTTTCAGGCATAAGTGATAACTTATAAAAAAGGCACATTAAGGATAACTCCTCAATGTGCCAATTTATTATTCACCAGATACGTATGGTAGTAATGCCATAGTACGTGAGCGTTTAATAGCAATCGTTAATTTACGTTGATATTTAGCGCTTGTGCCAGTTACACGACGTGGTAAAATTTTACCGCGTTCTGAGACGAATTTTTTAAGAAGATCTGTATCTTTGTAATCAATTTTAGTGATTCCGTTAGATGTGAAATAACAAACCTTTTTACGCTTACCGCGTCCTTTACGTCCACCCATTGCCATAATATATTTCCCTCCCTGCTTTTTTGAATTTTCATTTTAAACGGCTGTTTAAAACGGAAGATCATCATCTGAAATGTCGATTGTTTTACCGTCATTAGCAAATGGATCATCATCTACACGAGTGTAGTTGTTATTGCTCCGTTGATTCTGATTAGGATTTTGTCCATACGAATTGTTGTCATTTCCGTTATTGCCATAACTTCTTTGACCTCCACCGTAAGAACCGCCTTCATTTCTTTCACCCGCTGAACTGCTTCGTGGTTCAAGGAATTGAACGCTCTCAGCCAGAATCTCCGTCACATATACGCGTTTGCCGTCTTGTCCTTCATAATTACGTGTTTGGACACGTCCATCCACGCCAGCTAAACTGCCCTTTTTCAAGAAGTTAGCTACATTTTCTGCCGGTTTACGCCAAACTACACAGTTAATGAAATCCGCTTCACGTTCACCCTGCTGATTCGTAAAACTACGGTTCACAGCCAAAGTAAAGGTAGCTACGGGAACCCCATTAGGTGTATATCGTAATTCAGGATCTTTAGTTAAGCGTCCTACCAAAACTACGCGATTCATCATCAGAATCAACCCCTAGGTTTCAAGCTTGTTTCATGTGAAACAAGATTAGAATTTATATTAAATATTGAATTAAACTTCTTCTCTAGTAGCCATGTGGCGAATAATGTCTTCACTGATTTTAGCAAGACGATCGAATTCTTGAATCGCAGCACTTTCAGCGTTAACTTTAAGAAGCATGTAGTAACCATCACGGAAATCATTGATTTCATATGCAAGACGGCGTTTACCCCATTCTTTTGCTTCTACTTCCGCACCATTATCAGAAAGGATTGTGTTG
This window contains:
- the ssb gene encoding single-stranded DNA-binding protein, whose product is MMNRVVLVGRLTKDPELRYTPNGVPVATFTLAVNRSFTNQQGEREADFINCVVWRKPAENVANFLKKGSLAGVDGRVQTRNYEGQDGKRVYVTEILAESVQFLEPRSSSAGERNEGGSYGGGQRSYGNNGNDNNSYGQNPNQNQRSNNNYTRVDDDPFANDGKTIDISDDDLPF
- a CDS encoding YybS family protein translates to MNSGRRIAEGGALLALYCILLFITIQIPLLGIFTAFFLPIPFILVTIKQKLSWSLGYLFVASLLSILIGTILSVPLTLLMGATGIAIGYFLKKDKPMAPMFISAVLVFLGGILLIYAASVLITDVNYIEESMNILEGSIGNTIGIMDSFGQAPTEQVKKQMYESIDMMNTLMPSLFVLMSVIMVLLIFFAAHPIVKRFSDKALKWPHFRDLRLPKSLLWYYLITMLLALFVNTDKNSFVYMAITNLFFILQFFILLQGYSLIFYIAHVKSWVKAIPVLIVVFSLLLPIPIITTAVRFLGIIDLGFPFRETIKKKE
- the rpsF gene encoding 30S ribosomal protein S6: MRKYEIMYIIRPNIEEEAKKALVERFNTILSDNGAEVEAKEWGKRRLAYEINDFRDGYYMLLKVNAESAAIQEFDRLAKISEDIIRHMATREEV
- the rpsR gene encoding 30S ribosomal protein S18, which translates into the protein MAMGGRKGRGKRKKVCYFTSNGITKIDYKDTDLLKKFVSERGKILPRRVTGTSAKYQRKLTIAIKRSRTMALLPYVSGE
- a CDS encoding DHH family phosphoesterase, whose product is MPSYLKEYSIKSPLYGVLAAVVLLLGVLAYYNWVIALVGLLILAGLFYLTLRMVEKKQRKTEEYITTLSYRLKKVGEEALLEMPIGIMLFNEDYYIEWTNPFLASCFSEDSLAGRSLYDVADSIVPLIKQEIETETLTLHDRKFKVVHKRDERLLYFFDVTEQVEIEKLYEDERTAIAIILLDNYDDLTQGMDDQRKSSINSLVTSLLDKWARDNGVFFKRVSSERFIAVFNEHILQQLEKGKFSILDEIRETTAKQNVPLTLSIGVGSAVSSLPELGTLAQSSLDLALGRGGDQVAIKQANGKVKFYGGKTNPMEKRTRVRARVISHALKDIVLDSDKVIVMGHKNPDMDAIGSAIGILKVAQMNEREGYIVINTQQLDSSVLRLMEEIKNKEELYARFITPDDAFEMITDETLLVVVDTHKPSMVIEERLLNRIDKVVVIDHHRRGEEFIKNSLLVYMEPYASSTAELVTELLEYQPKRSKIDMLESTALLAGIIVDTKSFTLRTGSRTFDAASYLRAHGADTVLVQKFLKEDVDTYIKRSKLIEEVIFYKKGIAIAAAKTDQVHNQVLIAQAADTLLTMDGVVASFVMAKRSDDTVGISARSLGDINVQVIMEMLNGGGHLTNAATQQVCSINEAESRLKAAIDEYLEGGHKE